A stretch of Verrucomicrobiota bacterium DNA encodes these proteins:
- a CDS encoding NYN domain-containing protein, translated as MSQERCLIVDGHSIIHAWPDLRALHQGPERRRARQELVRVLEVYADAVGQHVVVVFDGTQAKTQADEQADRIQVFYSAAHRTADDVIERLVGKYAAEMEISVASDDGMVRQTVSALDAFWLSSGGLQTEIDRAERVLRDRLDRLRRS; from the coding sequence ATGTCCCAGGAGCGCTGCTTGATCGTGGACGGCCACAGCATCATCCATGCGTGGCCCGATTTGCGGGCGCTTCACCAAGGACCGGAAAGACGGCGAGCGCGTCAGGAGTTGGTTCGGGTCTTAGAAGTCTATGCCGATGCGGTCGGGCAGCATGTGGTGGTGGTTTTCGATGGGACGCAAGCCAAGACCCAGGCAGATGAGCAGGCCGATCGGATTCAGGTGTTTTACTCCGCGGCCCATCGAACGGCCGATGATGTCATCGAACGCCTCGTCGGCAAGTATGCCGCGGAAATGGAAATCAGCGTGGCCTCAGACGATGGCATGGTCCGCCAGACGGTGAGCGCTTTGGACGCCTTCTGGTTGTCTTCAGGTGGCTTGCAGACCGAGATCGATCGGGCCGAGCGGGTTCTGAGAGATCGCCTCGATCGACTTCGGAGATCGTGA
- a CDS encoding deoxyguanosinetriphosphate triphosphohydrolase, translating to MNLDETVRKRLEAAELAVLAPFAQKTGETAGRLHPEPPHPHRTAFQRDRARVIHSRSFRRLEYKTQVFLNGTGDHLRNRLTHTIEVASVSRSLASTLGVNENLAEVIALAHDLGHAPFGHAGEEELDRLMEGQGGFEHNLQSLRIVEKIEAVYPNFDGLNLSYEVLEGLRKHEASYERLHPETGQREAFQQTSLEGQIANRADEITYYSHDLDDGIAHGFLLPEQLEELEIWRKCARFVQKHFPHLEGRRFQRYVVRSLIDYEVAEVLHESSRRIQEAGVETSDEVRRFPKPLIAYSQEQTEMNRELRRFLFQYFYYHPEVQGANDRGCDMLRRVFQFYLHHPERLGETTRRRLEEQGLERTVCDYVSGMTDRYLMQRYNEIDL from the coding sequence ATGAACTTGGACGAGACAGTTAGGAAGCGATTGGAGGCAGCGGAGCTGGCCGTTTTGGCGCCCTTTGCCCAGAAGACGGGGGAGACAGCCGGTCGCCTTCATCCGGAACCGCCTCACCCTCATCGGACGGCCTTCCAACGGGATCGAGCCCGCGTCATTCATTCCCGGAGTTTTCGCAGGCTGGAATACAAGACCCAGGTCTTTCTCAATGGGACAGGCGACCATCTCCGCAATCGCTTGACGCACACCATCGAAGTGGCCTCGGTCAGTCGGAGCCTGGCCAGCACGCTGGGGGTGAATGAGAACTTGGCCGAAGTCATTGCCTTGGCCCACGATCTCGGTCATGCGCCCTTCGGGCACGCTGGGGAAGAAGAGCTGGACCGCTTGATGGAAGGCCAGGGCGGCTTTGAGCACAATCTCCAGAGTCTCCGCATTGTGGAAAAAATCGAGGCCGTCTACCCGAACTTCGATGGTCTCAATTTGAGCTACGAAGTTCTCGAGGGCTTGCGCAAGCATGAGGCCTCCTACGAGCGGCTTCATCCGGAAACAGGCCAACGAGAGGCCTTCCAGCAAACTTCGCTCGAAGGGCAAATCGCGAACCGAGCGGACGAAATCACCTACTACAGCCACGACCTGGACGATGGGATCGCCCACGGCTTTCTCCTCCCCGAGCAGCTGGAAGAGCTCGAGATTTGGAGAAAGTGCGCCCGGTTTGTGCAAAAGCATTTTCCCCATTTGGAGGGCCGACGATTCCAACGCTATGTGGTCCGCAGTTTGATCGATTACGAGGTGGCGGAAGTGTTGCACGAGTCCTCTCGGCGCATCCAGGAAGCCGGGGTGGAAACCTCCGATGAGGTCCGTCGATTTCCCAAGCCCTTGATCGCTTACAGCCAGGAGCAGACGGAAATGAACCGTGAGCTGCGGCGGTTTCTCTTCCAATACTTTTACTACCACCCGGAAGTCCAAGGAGCCAACGATCGGGGGTGCGATATGCTCCGCCGGGTCTTCCAGTTTTATTTGCACCATCCCGAGCGCCTGGGGGAGACGACTCGACGGCGGTTGGAGGAGCAGGGTCTGGAACGAACCGTTTGCGACTACGTCTCGGGGATGACGGATCGCTATCTCATGCAGCGTTACAACGAAATCGACCTTTGA